A stretch of the Mycobacterium sp. ITM-2016-00317 genome encodes the following:
- the hadC gene encoding (3R)-hydroxyacyl-ACP dehydratase subunit HadC, translating into MALKTDIRGMVWEYPDTFVVGREQIRQYAKAVKAQDPATHDEAAAAELGHGELVAPPTFMAIFAVMIQNHFFQHVDIGLETLQIVQVDQKFLFHRPITAGDELTGTMHILTVDERFGADIVTTRNVLADPSGAVVMESYTTLMGHEGDNSISAGWDPESGQVVRKPVTHEVDED; encoded by the coding sequence ATGGCACTCAAGACGGACATCCGAGGGATGGTCTGGGAATACCCAGACACCTTCGTCGTCGGCCGCGAACAGATCCGCCAGTATGCGAAGGCCGTCAAGGCCCAGGACCCGGCGACCCACGATGAAGCCGCCGCCGCCGAGCTCGGCCACGGTGAACTGGTGGCGCCGCCGACCTTCATGGCGATCTTCGCGGTGATGATTCAGAACCACTTCTTCCAGCACGTCGACATCGGCCTGGAAACCCTGCAGATCGTGCAGGTGGATCAGAAATTCCTGTTCCACCGCCCCATCACGGCAGGCGACGAGCTGACCGGAACCATGCACATCCTGACAGTGGACGAACGCTTCGGCGCCGACATCGTGACCACCCGCAACGTGCTGGCCGACCCCTCGGGTGCCGTGGTGATGGAGTCCTACACCACGCTGATGGGCCACGAGGGCGACAATTCGATCTCGGCCGGCTGGGATCCGGAGTCCGGTCAGGTCGTGCGCAAGCCGGTAACACACGAGGTGGACGAGGATTAG
- the secE gene encoding preprotein translocase subunit SecE translates to MSDERDGVSSADTDSGAQTDDGDTRGQTAVVTRPLRPTGKRTRRAAEDSGKTSDKDEDKVPDTDASGSNDDDGKGPKAKKKTARQPKDGPSRNPIAFVINYLKEVVGELRKVIWPNRKQMVTYTTVVLIFLVFMVALIGGVDLGLTKLVTWVFG, encoded by the coding sequence GTGAGCGACGAGCGCGACGGCGTCAGCTCCGCTGACACCGACAGCGGCGCACAGACCGACGACGGTGACACGCGCGGTCAGACCGCGGTCGTCACCCGCCCGCTGCGTCCCACGGGTAAACGGACGCGACGCGCCGCGGAGGACTCGGGCAAGACCTCCGACAAGGATGAGGACAAGGTGCCCGACACCGACGCGTCCGGTTCCAACGACGACGACGGCAAGGGACCCAAGGCCAAGAAGAAGACGGCCAGGCAGCCCAAGGACGGCCCGTCCCGCAATCCGATCGCGTTCGTCATCAACTACCTGAAGGAAGTTGTCGGCGAGCTGCGGAAGGTCATCTGGCCGAACCGCAAGCAGATGGTCACCTACACGACGGTCGTGCTGATTTTCCTCGTGTTCATGGTGGCGCTGATCGGCGGCGTTGATCTGGGCCTGACCAAGCTTGTGACCTGGGTCTTCGGTTGA
- the hadB gene encoding (3R)-hydroxyacyl-ACP dehydratase subunit HadB, translating into MALREFSSVSVGDQLPERVIPLTRADLVNYAGVSGDLNPIHWDDEIAKQVGLDTAIAHGMLTMGLGGGYVTSWVGDPAAVTEYNVRFTAVVPVPNDGKGAEIVFNGRVKSVDPETKAVTIALTATAGGKKIFGRAVAVAKLA; encoded by the coding sequence ATGGCACTTCGTGAGTTCAGTTCGGTAAGCGTCGGCGATCAACTGCCCGAGAGGGTCATCCCGCTCACCCGGGCCGACCTGGTCAACTACGCGGGCGTGTCCGGTGACCTGAACCCGATCCACTGGGACGACGAGATCGCCAAGCAGGTGGGCCTGGACACCGCGATCGCCCACGGCATGCTCACGATGGGCCTCGGCGGCGGTTACGTGACCTCCTGGGTGGGCGATCCCGCCGCGGTCACCGAGTACAACGTGCGCTTCACCGCCGTGGTGCCGGTCCCCAACGACGGCAAGGGCGCCGAGATCGTGTTCAACGGCCGGGTGAAATCGGTCGATCCGGAAACGAAAGCGGTGACCATCGCGCTCACCGCAACCGCGGGTGGGAAGAAGATCTTCGGCCGCGCCGTCGCGGTCGCGAAGCTGGCGTAG